In the genome of Flavobacterium panacagri, one region contains:
- a CDS encoding SDR family oxidoreductase, with amino-acid sequence MSKTIFITGTSSGFGKLTAITLANAGHSVIAGMRNTTGKNAEAANELSKLPNIEVVDIDITDDVSVKEAFERILIKYGKIDVLINNAAVSGFGLLEGYSIDQVRKMFEVNVYSVLRTYQAVLPSMRKEKNGLIINITTGASGHTLPFMIPYISSKLVVESFTEGLQDELADYGIENVSIQPGVYPTEMNNGSKAGINADKQEIIDQYGTAATDKFNALGSALFGKMAQFDMNPQTIADGILELVNMKKGERPLRFPLDAIAQGTDKEFIEARAAIKAKWLAAYSN; translated from the coding sequence ATGTCAAAAACAATTTTCATTACAGGTACAAGTTCAGGATTTGGAAAACTTACAGCTATAACATTGGCAAATGCCGGTCATTCAGTAATTGCAGGAATGCGCAATACAACAGGTAAAAATGCAGAAGCAGCAAACGAACTTTCAAAGCTTCCAAATATTGAAGTAGTAGATATCGATATTACAGATGATGTTTCTGTAAAAGAAGCCTTTGAAAGAATATTGATCAAATACGGAAAAATAGATGTACTTATTAATAATGCGGCAGTAAGCGGTTTTGGTTTACTTGAAGGCTATTCAATCGATCAGGTGCGTAAAATGTTTGAAGTAAATGTTTACAGTGTTCTTCGCACTTATCAAGCAGTTCTTCCTTCTATGAGAAAAGAAAAAAACGGACTTATTATAAACATCACTACTGGAGCAAGCGGACATACACTTCCTTTTATGATTCCTTATATCTCGTCAAAATTAGTAGTAGAAAGTTTTACTGAAGGATTACAAGATGAGTTAGCAGATTACGGAATTGAAAATGTGAGCATTCAGCCAGGTGTTTATCCAACAGAGATGAACAACGGTTCAAAAGCAGGAATCAATGCTGATAAACAAGAAATTATTGATCAATATGGCACTGCGGCAACAGATAAATTTAATGCTTTAGGCTCAGCTTTATTTGGAAAAATGGCTCAGTTTGACATGAATCCGCAGACTATTGCCGATGGAATTCTGGAATTGGTTAATATGAAAAAAGGAGAGAGACCACTTCGTTTTCCGCTTGATGCCATTGCACAAGGAACAGATAAAGAATTCATCGAAGCCCGTGCGGCTATTAAAGCAAAATGGTTAGCCGCTTACAGTAATTAA
- a CDS encoding polysaccharide deacetylase family protein produces MKIFFMRAMLFLMFLTFFSCETKKEKPEPKPYKAGVILSFDDAYVDEWAEADNALKKYNWRATFNVCRIDSIGAPEIKKLLEMQKYGHEIAGHGYHHYNAVKFVQQNGIDAYMQQEINPMIVSMKKKGFNVTSFAYPYGERSDELDKALSPDFKIIRGRAFGGELPEKQDSYFNNSKIVFAFDIDNSHIHFSIPYLLELLDYAKKHNKILILCSHKPVKEVTENYQTKIETLEFVCRYMKLNDLKFYTLSDLDDLLPKK; encoded by the coding sequence ATGAAGATATTTTTTATGAGAGCAATGTTGTTTTTAATGTTCTTAACTTTTTTTTCCTGTGAAACCAAAAAAGAAAAACCGGAACCAAAGCCATACAAAGCAGGTGTAATTTTATCTTTTGATGATGCTTATGTCGATGAATGGGCTGAAGCTGATAATGCTTTGAAAAAGTATAATTGGAGAGCTACTTTTAATGTCTGCAGAATAGATTCTATTGGAGCTCCTGAAATTAAAAAGCTTCTCGAAATGCAAAAGTACGGGCACGAAATTGCGGGCCATGGTTATCATCATTACAACGCCGTAAAATTTGTGCAGCAAAACGGAATAGATGCTTACATGCAACAAGAAATAAATCCTATGATTGTTTCGATGAAAAAGAAAGGTTTCAATGTAACTTCTTTTGCTTATCCTTACGGAGAAAGATCTGATGAACTGGATAAAGCGCTATCTCCAGATTTTAAAATTATTCGAGGAAGAGCTTTTGGAGGTGAACTTCCAGAAAAGCAAGACAGTTATTTTAATAATTCAAAAATTGTCTTTGCTTTTGATATTGATAACAGTCATATTCATTTTAGTATTCCGTATCTTTTAGAATTACTGGATTATGCTAAAAAACACAACAAAATTTTAATTCTATGCAGTCATAAACCAGTTAAAGAAGTAACTGAAAATTATCAAACAAAAATTGAAACTTTAGAATTTGTCTGCCGTTATATGAAGCTTAATGATCTTAAGTTTTATACTTTGTCAGATTTAGATGATTTACTTCCTAAAAAATGA
- a CDS encoding response regulator, which yields MSKRIILLADDDTDDTEMFCEALEEINENITCHCAENGNEAWKILNEITEKPQLIFLDLNMPVMNGWDCLKLVKNEPVYKDIPVIMISTSSHKNDIEMASQLGSICYLVKPNSFNGLKQLLRVITSNLGTDLRETLINLKESDPDHIFICEGSQ from the coding sequence ATGAGCAAAAGAATAATTTTACTGGCTGACGACGATACGGATGACACCGAAATGTTTTGTGAGGCACTAGAAGAAATAAATGAAAATATTACCTGCCACTGTGCAGAAAATGGAAATGAAGCGTGGAAAATACTTAATGAAATCACCGAAAAGCCACAGCTTATTTTTCTAGATCTTAACATGCCAGTCATGAATGGCTGGGATTGTCTTAAATTGGTTAAAAATGAACCCGTTTATAAAGATATACCCGTAATTATGATTTCGACTTCTTCTCATAAAAATGATATCGAAATGGCTTCCCAATTAGGGTCTATTTGTTATTTGGTCAAGCCAAACAGTTTTAACGGTTTAAAACAATTGCTGCGGGTAATCACCTCTAATCTGGGAACGGATTTAAGAGAGACTCTAATTAATTTAAAAGAAAGCGACCCAGACCATATTTTTATCTGCGAGGGAAGTCAGTAA
- a CDS encoding Crp/Fnr family transcriptional regulator, with protein MYEIFQKYLDDKVTLSQSESDYIQSFAIIKKLRKRQYLLQEGDIWKYDAFITKGCLRTYTVDEKGSEHVNSFSIENWWTGDRESLLLQQPSRFNIDAIEDSELVLFTHENFEMLCHEIPAFNNMVNGILQKSFIAAQNRIQASLSFTAEEKYLNFITKYPGFASRIPQTMIASYLGMTPETLSRIRKQTAKK; from the coding sequence ATGTATGAAATATTCCAAAAATATCTAGATGATAAAGTAACACTGTCCCAGTCAGAATCTGATTATATTCAATCCTTTGCTATTATTAAAAAACTTCGTAAAAGACAATATCTGCTGCAGGAAGGTGATATTTGGAAATACGATGCTTTTATCACAAAAGGCTGTTTGCGAACTTATACTGTAGATGAAAAAGGAAGCGAGCATGTAAATAGTTTCAGTATTGAGAATTGGTGGACAGGAGACAGAGAGAGTCTGTTATTGCAGCAGCCGTCGCGTTTTAATATCGATGCTATCGAAGACAGTGAACTGGTATTGTTTACGCACGAGAATTTTGAAATGCTTTGTCATGAAATTCCAGCTTTTAATAATATGGTAAATGGCATACTGCAAAAAAGTTTTATAGCAGCTCAAAACCGAATCCAAGCTTCGCTGAGTTTTACTGCAGAAGAAAAGTATTTAAACTTTATAACAAAATACCCAGGATTTGCTTCGCGAATACCGCAAACGATGATTGCATCGTATCTCGGAATGACACCAGAAACTTTAAGTCGTATAAGGAAACAAACCGCAAAAAAATAA
- a CDS encoding ATP-binding protein — MNLKNKLAVNSTILFAFIVGLLLIGSFLLFKNHRKDLYYERLEDSALITAFFYFEKDEITKMDSVSYEEIETQYNKITNQSIRIYNAKSKKVYLHDDVPIKLGDHELKAISKDRILHFTVDNRQFTGLYYKDNQGDFIIVVSGIDDVGNQQLERLAIVFILFYIVGIVLNYLLGRFLSRQTFRPFEDVISKVNTITTENLHSRLELPTASGKDEIKELITTFNYLLERLENGVSMQKNFLKNASHELKTPLTIIIGDIEVALQHSRTNEQYEEVLKSLRKDTLHLKYTLDGLLILSGLELSEPHQMENIRIDEILWSILEKKAIEYPTVKIALNLDAIINNEDLLTVHANRHMIFIALYNIIDNAIKFSFPLPVNVIALEENGKLLLKITDQGSGIDQKDIESIFDLFFRSDRTRHIQGQGLGLFITMQILKRHNITLTVDSELEKGTVFSLLFP, encoded by the coding sequence ATGAATCTCAAGAATAAACTAGCTGTAAATTCTACAATACTCTTTGCTTTTATTGTCGGACTTCTTCTGATTGGATCTTTTTTGCTTTTTAAAAACCACCGAAAAGATCTTTATTACGAAAGACTGGAAGACAGCGCCTTAATAACAGCCTTTTTCTATTTTGAAAAAGATGAGATTACTAAAATGGATAGTGTTAGTTATGAAGAAATAGAAACTCAGTATAATAAAATAACAAACCAGTCCATCAGAATCTACAATGCAAAAAGTAAAAAAGTGTATTTGCATGATGATGTACCCATTAAATTAGGTGATCATGAATTGAAGGCTATTTCGAAAGACCGAATATTACATTTCACTGTAGATAACCGTCAATTTACTGGGCTTTATTACAAAGACAACCAAGGTGATTTTATTATTGTTGTCTCTGGAATTGATGATGTGGGAAACCAGCAGCTCGAAAGGCTGGCTATTGTATTTATACTTTTTTATATAGTTGGAATTGTACTCAATTATCTTTTGGGAAGATTTTTGTCCAGACAGACTTTCAGGCCTTTTGAAGATGTTATCTCAAAAGTAAACACTATTACAACAGAAAATCTGCATTCGAGGCTCGAATTGCCTACAGCCAGCGGAAAAGATGAAATAAAGGAATTGATTACCACCTTTAATTATCTTTTAGAAAGACTGGAAAACGGTGTGAGCATGCAGAAAAATTTTCTTAAAAATGCTTCTCATGAACTAAAAACACCGCTTACTATTATTATCGGTGATATTGAAGTTGCTTTACAACATTCGAGAACAAACGAACAATATGAAGAAGTACTAAAATCCCTTAGAAAAGATACACTTCATTTAAAATACACATTAGACGGATTATTGATTCTGTCTGGACTGGAACTTTCAGAACCGCATCAAATGGAAAACATTCGCATTGATGAAATTTTATGGAGTATACTGGAAAAGAAAGCCATAGAATATCCGACAGTCAAAATAGCGCTTAATCTGGATGCGATTATAAATAATGAAGATTTATTAACTGTGCATGCCAACAGACACATGATTTTTATTGCACTTTATAATATTATAGACAACGCCATTAAGTTTTCATTTCCTTTACCAGTTAACGTAATTGCATTAGAAGAAAACGGAAAACTTCTTTTAAAAATTACAGATCAGGGTTCGGGAATTGATCAGAAAGATATCGAATCTATTTTCGATTTGTTTTTTAGAAGTGATCGCACAAGACATATTCAAGGTCAAGGATTAGGGCTTTTTATTACCATGCAGATTTTGAAGCGTCACAACATAACTTTAACTGTAGATTCTGAACTAGAAAAAGGCACTGTTTTTTCTCTTCTGTTTCCCTAA
- a CDS encoding response regulator transcription factor, translated as MNKVLLVEDDPRVASFILRGLEEHLYQVKTVSKGYDAINAVTENDFDIIILDIMLPDITGFEVCEVLRSRKIIVPILILSALDTPQEKIKGLQAGADDYLAKPFLFEELLARINAQLRRAEFSAGILDFQSYAGIEINMKEQSASRDGKELNLSSRELKLLIFFMKNREKALSRIAIAEAVWNLDLDMNTNTVDVYINYLRNKVDKNFTEPLIHTVKGTGYMLKKKSHESQE; from the coding sequence ATGAATAAAGTACTATTAGTTGAAGATGACCCAAGAGTGGCTTCTTTCATTTTAAGAGGTTTGGAAGAACATCTTTATCAGGTAAAAACCGTTTCTAAAGGATACGACGCGATTAATGCTGTCACAGAAAATGATTTTGACATTATCATTCTTGACATTATGCTTCCAGATATTACGGGTTTTGAAGTCTGCGAGGTTTTAAGAAGCAGAAAAATAATAGTACCGATACTTATTTTGAGTGCTCTCGATACGCCTCAAGAAAAAATTAAAGGACTACAGGCTGGAGCCGATGATTATTTGGCTAAACCTTTTTTATTTGAAGAACTCTTGGCTCGAATTAACGCACAGCTGCGCCGAGCCGAATTTAGTGCGGGAATTTTAGATTTTCAATCTTATGCGGGAATTGAAATCAATATGAAAGAGCAGAGTGCTTCTAGAGATGGGAAAGAATTAAATCTTTCCTCAAGAGAACTTAAACTTTTGATTTTCTTTATGAAAAACCGTGAAAAAGCGCTATCAAGAATAGCAATAGCCGAGGCGGTTTGGAATCTAGACTTAGACATGAATACCAATACTGTAGATGTTTATATAAATTACTTAAGAAATAAAGTGGACAAGAATTTTACTGAACCGCTTATTCATACTGTAAAAGGAACTGGGTATATGCTAAAAAAGAAGTCCCATGAATCTCAAGAATAA
- a CDS encoding PAS domain-containing sensor histidine kinase, producing MELTENQNLFQTIFDSTANGIAVIQSVYDNQEITDFSILFLNSAASKQVNDLNYKGRLYSEVFPGIKENGILEKFIHTASTGIASDFECRYTINGLKYWYRFTLVKQGELLIVTTENLTKRKKTEIALKSALETAEKQTRFYHSITNTTPDLVYVFDLSYKFTYANKALLTMWGKSAEDAIGKGLRDNGYEEWHAAMHEREIDEVVASKKIIRGTVSFPHAELGRRVYDYIFAPVFNEEGEVEAIAGTTRDITEIKQAEEKQLLASKKVEESEATLKSMIDQTPSPTLILMGDDLVIKQINKHMLAMIGRGEEIIGMPLIDVLPELKGQYVWTQVQNVYNEGTPFDQSEVLVQHNRTGVMRDYYYNLAYRPLIEDGKITGMIQVAVDVTEQVVARKKMEESENRFRVLVNASSDFVFRMNADWTVMRNLEGIDLLSDEGDVVFNWIDKFIYIEDQEKALRLIADAIADKKIFEMEHRALKPDGTLGWTFSRAIPILDDQNNIIEWFGAAGDISSQKEVQQIIKDSEEKFRQLADLVPQVIWTAKPDGYVDYYNKRWYEYTGLEEEKFGDESWVPMLHRDDVLPVLEAWYISVQGGSSYQLEFRLENKNTGLYRWFLSKAVPIRDKTGVIVRWFGTCTDIHEQKTITEKLESLVADRTKELQRSNEDLQQFAHVASHDLKEPVRKIKTFTSRLEEHLEDKLDESAARFIGRIHVAADRMFNMIDGVLMYSKINANLQKATLVDLNDVLKNIESDLEVSLQNTKGEIHYNDLPKLEGALVLLYQLFYNLINNSIKFAKNGVPPKIIISSKIIMENQKVIALMTVEDNGIGFENEQSAQIFETFTRLNSKDVYEGTGLGLSLCKKIVERHGGSITAVGRPYAGAVFTIKLPLKQQDNGI from the coding sequence ATGGAGTTAACAGAGAATCAAAATTTATTTCAGACTATTTTTGACTCAACAGCCAATGGCATTGCCGTAATTCAATCTGTATATGATAATCAAGAGATTACAGATTTTTCGATATTGTTTTTAAACTCTGCAGCATCAAAGCAGGTAAACGATTTAAACTATAAAGGCAGACTTTATAGCGAAGTTTTTCCAGGGATAAAAGAAAATGGCATTCTGGAAAAATTTATTCATACAGCATCAACCGGTATCGCATCAGATTTTGAATGCAGATACACCATCAACGGTTTAAAATATTGGTACAGATTTACACTTGTAAAACAAGGAGAATTATTGATTGTTACTACAGAAAATTTAACCAAAAGAAAAAAGACAGAGATAGCGCTGAAAAGTGCTTTGGAAACTGCTGAAAAACAAACTCGATTTTATCATTCCATTACCAATACAACTCCAGATTTGGTATATGTTTTTGACCTTTCTTATAAATTTACTTATGCAAACAAGGCTTTACTCACCATGTGGGGGAAATCTGCTGAAGATGCTATTGGAAAAGGTTTGAGAGATAACGGATATGAAGAATGGCATGCAGCAATGCATGAAAGAGAAATCGATGAAGTAGTCGCTTCTAAAAAAATAATCAGGGGAACGGTGTCTTTTCCGCATGCTGAACTAGGAAGGAGAGTTTACGATTATATTTTTGCCCCTGTTTTTAACGAAGAAGGTGAAGTAGAAGCAATTGCCGGAACTACTCGTGATATTACAGAAATAAAACAGGCAGAAGAAAAACAGCTTTTGGCAAGCAAAAAAGTAGAAGAAAGCGAAGCGACTTTAAAATCAATGATCGATCAAACTCCTTCGCCGACTTTAATTTTAATGGGCGATGATTTGGTTATAAAACAAATCAATAAACATATGCTCGCTATGATTGGGCGTGGAGAAGAAATTATCGGAATGCCTTTGATTGATGTTTTGCCTGAATTGAAAGGACAGTATGTTTGGACTCAGGTTCAAAATGTGTATAATGAAGGAACTCCTTTTGATCAAAGCGAAGTTCTGGTACAGCATAACAGAACAGGAGTAATGCGCGACTATTATTATAATTTGGCTTATCGTCCGTTGATTGAAGATGGAAAAATAACCGGAATGATTCAAGTGGCCGTTGATGTTACCGAGCAGGTTGTAGCGCGTAAAAAAATGGAAGAAAGTGAAAACCGTTTCCGTGTTTTGGTAAATGCTTCCTCGGATTTTGTTTTTCGAATGAATGCTGATTGGACGGTAATGCGTAATCTGGAAGGAATTGATTTGCTCTCTGATGAAGGAGATGTTGTTTTTAACTGGATAGATAAATTCATCTATATTGAAGATCAGGAAAAAGCTTTAAGACTTATTGCAGATGCCATTGCAGATAAAAAAATATTTGAGATGGAACATCGGGCTTTAAAACCAGATGGAACTTTGGGCTGGACATTTTCGAGAGCAATACCAATATTAGATGATCAAAATAATATTATTGAGTGGTTTGGTGCTGCGGGCGATATTTCTTCTCAAAAAGAGGTACAGCAAATTATTAAAGACAGTGAAGAAAAATTTCGTCAGCTGGCAGATTTGGTGCCACAAGTAATTTGGACAGCAAAACCAGATGGTTATGTGGATTATTACAATAAGCGTTGGTATGAATATACTGGATTGGAAGAAGAAAAATTTGGAGATGAAAGCTGGGTTCCAATGCTCCATCGTGATGATGTATTGCCAGTACTCGAAGCGTGGTACATAAGCGTACAAGGTGGCAGCAGTTATCAGTTAGAATTTCGATTAGAAAATAAAAATACAGGGCTGTATCGCTGGTTTTTAAGTAAAGCCGTTCCAATACGCGATAAAACGGGAGTTATTGTAAGATGGTTTGGAACTTGTACAGACATACACGAACAAAAAACAATTACCGAAAAATTAGAAAGTCTCGTTGCCGATAGAACCAAAGAGTTACAGCGATCTAATGAAGATTTGCAACAGTTTGCCCATGTAGCTTCTCATGATTTAAAAGAACCGGTGCGAAAGATAAAAACGTTTACCAGCAGATTGGAAGAACATCTGGAAGATAAACTAGATGAGTCGGCGGCAAGATTTATTGGAAGAATTCATGTTGCAGCAGATCGTATGTTTAACATGATCGATGGGGTTTTAATGTATTCTAAGATTAATGCCAATTTACAAAAGGCTACATTGGTGGATCTTAATGATGTTTTAAAAAATATCGAAAGTGATTTAGAAGTCTCTTTGCAGAATACAAAAGGAGAGATTCATTATAATGACTTGCCAAAGCTAGAAGGAGCTTTGGTATTGTTGTACCAGCTTTTTTATAATTTGATTAATAATTCTATTAAATTTGCTAAAAATGGAGTACCGCCTAAGATTATAATATCCTCAAAAATAATCATGGAGAATCAAAAAGTGATTGCCCTAATGACGGTTGAGGATAATGGAATTGGTTTTGAAAATGAGCAGTCTGCACAAATTTTCGAAACTTTTACAAGACTTAACTCTAAAGATGTTTACGAAGGAACAGGTTTAGGATTGTCACTTTGTAAAAAAATAGTGGAGCGGCACGGAGGAAGTATTACAGCGGTTGGGAGACCTTATGCAGGAGCGGTGTTTACAATAAAGCTTCCTTTAAAGCAACAAGATAATGGAATTTAA
- a CDS encoding VOC family protein: MKTHYKSNQKVQTSAIALLNLFFFFSASDKAVAQNNAGILGIDHIGINVPDLNQAIPFFTDVLGFTPVTQLGPIPLDVNWKEANHINPSTGAVTIKMINAGTGASIEVFSYADNKGSKAHPNSDDIGASHIAFYTSDINASVKYLKSKGVKVLGEPFLTPSGDTAGESWVYFETPWGSKMELVSYPNGKGYENSNPKTVLWSPKNNSHQKTSDKDFDTKRNTEIIENHLKIWNEKEEAKRNALLDQFYASDVEMVDRHFIAIGQKEISKFIVELQQKNPDFSFSAKSLETNHNIVRLYWQFGSKAKPAVVSGMDLFVIENGKVQKLYVFVDEKK; the protein is encoded by the coding sequence ATGAAAACACATTATAAATCAAATCAAAAAGTACAAACATCAGCAATTGCTTTATTAAATCTATTCTTTTTCTTTTCAGCTTCAGACAAAGCAGTTGCTCAAAATAATGCAGGAATTTTAGGAATCGATCATATTGGTATTAATGTTCCAGATTTAAATCAAGCGATACCGTTTTTTACGGATGTTTTAGGTTTCACGCCAGTAACGCAGCTTGGGCCAATACCATTGGATGTCAATTGGAAAGAAGCAAATCATATCAACCCGAGTACAGGAGCAGTAACAATCAAAATGATAAATGCCGGTACAGGCGCCAGTATTGAAGTTTTTAGCTACGCTGATAATAAAGGCAGTAAAGCACATCCGAATTCTGATGACATAGGAGCTTCACATATTGCTTTTTATACATCGGATATAAATGCGTCAGTAAAATATCTAAAAAGTAAAGGCGTAAAAGTATTAGGAGAACCATTCTTGACGCCTTCAGGAGACACTGCAGGTGAATCATGGGTATATTTTGAAACGCCTTGGGGATCTAAAATGGAACTGGTTTCGTATCCAAATGGAAAAGGATATGAAAATTCGAATCCAAAAACAGTTTTATGGTCGCCAAAAAATAATTCTCATCAAAAAACATCAGACAAAGATTTTGATACTAAAAGAAATACGGAAATAATCGAAAATCATTTGAAAATCTGGAATGAAAAAGAGGAAGCGAAACGTAATGCTTTATTAGATCAATTTTATGCTTCTGATGTTGAAATGGTAGATCGTCATTTCATAGCAATAGGGCAGAAGGAAATCAGTAAATTTATTGTAGAGCTTCAGCAAAAAAATCCTGATTTCAGTTTTAGTGCTAAATCGTTGGAAACAAATCATAATATCGTTCGTTTGTATTGGCAATTTGGTTCAAAAGCAAAACCAGCGGTGGTTTCCGGAATGGATTTGTTTGTAATTGAAAATGGTAAAGTGCAGAAGTTGTATGTTTTTGTTGATGAGAAAAAATAA
- a CDS encoding bestrophin family protein, giving the protein MIIKKKTNWFKMLFEWNGSVLPQLLPRLLLLLLFSLSVVYFKSFLLEHNLHINPAAFTLFGITLAIFLGFRNNVSYDRFWEGRKLWGALLNDTRSLARQSISLINDKEYETKRDEFIDLLIAFVYSLKHQLRHTNAEEDLKRLLENEFAESLKEVRYKPIIILRELGNWIKKAKADGKIDSVTQLAFEENLNKLSDIVGGCERIASTPIPYTYSVLLHRTVYIYCFMLPFGFVETLGWITPFIIVFIAYTFVALEAIADELEDPFGMQPNDLALDTMAEMIENTLLELNGKKINPLKTNSDYYIT; this is encoded by the coding sequence ATGATAATCAAGAAAAAAACGAATTGGTTCAAAATGCTTTTTGAGTGGAATGGCTCTGTTTTACCACAATTACTTCCAAGACTTCTTTTATTACTGCTGTTTTCTCTTTCGGTGGTTTATTTTAAATCTTTTTTATTAGAACATAATCTGCATATCAATCCGGCCGCTTTTACTTTATTTGGAATAACGCTTGCCATATTTCTTGGTTTTAGAAACAATGTAAGTTATGATCGTTTTTGGGAAGGAAGGAAACTTTGGGGCGCACTTCTCAATGATACCCGTTCCCTTGCCAGACAAAGCATTTCTCTTATTAATGATAAAGAATATGAAACGAAACGTGATGAATTTATCGATCTCCTAATCGCTTTTGTTTACAGCCTAAAACATCAATTGAGACATACCAATGCTGAAGAAGATTTGAAACGATTGCTTGAAAATGAATTTGCTGAAAGTCTAAAAGAAGTTCGCTACAAACCAATCATCATTTTAAGAGAACTCGGAAATTGGATCAAAAAAGCAAAAGCAGACGGTAAAATTGACAGCGTTACCCAATTGGCTTTTGAAGAAAATCTGAACAAACTTTCGGATATTGTAGGTGGATGCGAACGAATTGCCAGCACTCCTATTCCTTATACTTATAGTGTATTATTGCACCGCACCGTTTACATTTATTGTTTTATGCTTCCATTTGGATTTGTCGAAACATTGGGCTGGATTACTCCTTTCATAATTGTATTTATTGCCTATACTTTTGTTGCGCTTGAAGCTATTGCTGATGAATTGGAAGATCCTTTTGGCATGCAACCCAATGACCTTGCTTTAGATACGATGGCTGAAATGATCGAAAATACACTGCTGGAATTAAACGGTAAAAAAATTAATCCGTTAAAGACAAATAGTGATTATTATATTACCTAA